Within the Cotesia glomerata isolate CgM1 linkage group LG6, MPM_Cglom_v2.3, whole genome shotgun sequence genome, the region tattaaaggtagtcgataatttttgaataaacttatttatttttttatataaactttgttttatcatttataaatatacccttcacatattttttatgtatgaaTTAGTCTATTTAAGTATAAGGTCAAAAAGTCATATCGATAATTCTGTTCtagaattttatcatttacttTCTGGAAGTATtaagttatgaaataaaattgcctgtaaattcaaatttgagtttgaaaaatttttcttatttttagctttttcTTCATCATAGAGTAAGTGTTCAGCTATTGacacttataattttactttaattaaagtggcaactaaaactaaaatgaCGATGGATATGAatagatataaatttatgCGAAATagagttgtaaatttaattaaaaaaaataaaattgtatgtaacataatattatatttattaatttattagagttgacttgtttttttaattaaaataaaaatgtaagtgtaacataatattatatttattaatttattagagttgatttgttttttttttaattaaaataaaattgtaagtgtcaataactaggccagtgtcaataactgggtcttttatctttattcttttttgaaaactttgaagtttttaaatctgctaaaataaaaaaaaaaaaaaaagatatgttcttttttccaaaatacaaaattttttatatataatatcattgttaattttatgaGAGTGGCAGAATTGTCaagttgaataattttatatgagcTGACGACTTCACGTAGCTAAAGTTATGAAGtgttggataaaattattgatcatcttgataataataaaagaagtCCAGAAATACCTGTAAGTaatgtcattttattttcttttacaatATTGATAATTGTATTTCATTTTCTGATATTATTCTTTATATGATTAATACCTCTCTTCAATTAGGAATAGTACCATCTGAGTGGAAAATCTCAACTATTGTACCGATACAAAAAATTCCAGGTAGTTTAAAAGTTGAAGATTTTCGACCTATAAATACACTTCCCATCTTTGAGCAATTGTTGGAGGAGTtagtaaaaagaaaattgacTAAATTTatagatgataataatatattaaattcagAACAATCAGGATTCCGTAAACATCATTCCTGTGAATCTGCCCTTCAATATTCTATCATTGGCTGGAGGAAGGACCTGGACAAAGGCTTCTTTGTCGGTGTAATTTTCGTAAACTTTGCACGTGCTTTTCAAACCATCAATCGACAGAAACTGCTTTTAATACTCTATCATCTCGGTATTCGTGGCGTAGTTCTCAAATGGTTCGAATCATATTTAAGTGATAGGAAGCAAAGAGTACGATTTTAACATGATGTTTCGGAGGATCAAGTAGTCAATCACGGTGTACCACAGGGATCTAAATTGGGACCTTTACTTTTTatcattacaatttttaaaaggttAGAGATTGACTGCAAATTATTCGCTGATGATATGAGTAAGTTTTAgggctaaaaataaaaatctaaataatattgaatttaggTTAAATTGTGCATTAGAAATACTTGAcaattggttaaaaaaaaaaacaattaaaaaaaaagaccattcggtagccgaaatggaagtagatttttcaaataaagaaaatcgatttttaataaaataatataaatactaataacGTATAACTTagtttatgaattaaaaacaaaattcaataataagtttaaaactatttagaacaaattttggaaaaaaaattattttgtgaagaaaaagtttctcaaatatttatcaaacaattgcaaagattataagatttgaattataaatgtccaaattttaagtaaccGCTTGGGAACAACAGTTTCCAAGTTAATCAGAATTTTAAAACcggacaaaattttaattgaagaaaacaatatttagaactaatttgtgacatatttactgacgaCCTACCTAAAAACATTACACGAAAGACTGATCAATATCGTAactattgaatttacatcatgattaagctatgatgcagacaataattctaaaacggctgcaacagtaaaactgtttcattcAACAAACTTTAAAAGAAGTAATATTGAGACTATTACCACTTCTGAGGagtgaaaattgaagcttgataaaagagctttacgatgcaATATACCGAATTTCAATATATTGTCTAGTTCAGTAACTATAccaagttgaagtagtaaaaatatcaatttttacgattttcaaagtttcgaaatcctgtcatttccaaattactcgcccgattaagctcatcttcgaacttaaccttggtcttgattgatagataaagcatactgagtttgagaagaatcggtcataaattgaaaacgctatcgtgctgacaagccgcgttatatcgtataaatatatatataaatacatacatatataaacttttgaactatatgtattttctgactcagctcgacaaactgagtcagaaaatggctcaattttttaaaagttgcgccatgaggacggctgcaatagttagatttttataaaatctactaatgaacgtaaaaaaaaactgtttatATGATTATACATGACCAGAGAATTCAAAACATTAGAAACaattgtaatattattattgggGGTGAGAAACTAAAATATGTAAAAGAAACTAAATATCTGGGAGTgttaaggaagtacgagcaccaagacaacttttgataaaaggcttgatttttttttaatatgaagtttaaatatgtcttaacaaattctgaaaatttgaaggagattgcccgattatttaaataaataattaactttaaagttgagcaatttaacattggtcttatggggtaacctccaaacattgatacatttctgtatttttctcgtaaaactgtcggtgaatatttttaaaaaacttatggatgaaagtaaatatattagtgataaatttaattcaaaaaaattaacacttgcccgactaattaaagtgtattaattaaaagaaaaataaatcccgccattagccaatgttaaatgtatatctatatattgagaaaaatcatatggTTACTGCTTTCCCCTTACCGCGCTAGAGTGGATACCTATCCCCACCCCGCCTAGcgctcgtacttccttaatTGATGacaatttaacttttaatagtAATGCAGCTTACGTTTGTAGGAAAATAGCtagtaaaattaatcttttgtGTAGACTTAGGTTTACGGATAGTAACTATATTAAATGTCTTATTTTTGAAACCATTGTACTTCCCcatataaattattgcaatacgttaatgttaaattataatgataaaaaactaaatactCTACAAAAACTTCAGAATAAAGCTATGCGTGCAATTTTAGGAGTCAATAAGTACACTagcattttaaaaatgttagagACTTTAGGTTGGTTATCAATCCGAcaaagaatattttataatacttgtatttttgtctttaaaatgaaaaatagacTCCTTCCTAATTACTTAAATAACGTGATTagttcaaataataatatttacaacaCTAGAAAtcaaaatatgttaaaaattgCACATACTAGGACTCACACTGCTGAAAAATCTATTGACTATAAAGGGTTTCAATGgtttaatagtttaaataatgaattgatTCATGAAAGtcgattgaaaatatttaaaattaaattgatgttATATCTCaaagaaaatattgattgttattataaattataaagtatTCTGCATAGTTTATAAATGGAAAAATGTATTAATTCTAAGATTGTTGTAAAATAGCTAATGCTAAATGAATAAACCATTACTTTAAATAACTGTTCAAAAttgatttatcatttattattttaaatttgtctaCTCATTTTTCGcttaaagtattatttatctattaaattGTCTCATGAATTATCTTTTAGATCTATTATTTAGCTATTCAAGAAAGTTCCTATTTAACAAAATCCTTTTAACTATTGTGTATTTTgatcttattatttattgaaaaaacttaaCCGCATCTTTATCTCAAGTAAATTGAGTTATGTTTACAATAAGGTTCTTAATTACCGTATAAATAGGGGATTTTTCCATCCTTATGAATAAGCAAATTCATACAGACCCAGACTACCTTTGAGTGGGTTTTAAGAACTTCgataaattttctgtaaggatgttaattattgttttttcaataaaaaaattttttttctattttacatgaatttgagaaataaagaaaaaaaggcTTTTATTAGCTTTTAAGAAAATCAAGCGCTGAATAAAACAAGTCAGTGTTAAAGCTGTAAAGAAAAGATGATGCTcacaaagtaaaaaatttttcgttattgtgtagtgtaaaaatttttgtgtaaaatatttaatatttcagtAAAATGTCATTCGATACTTAAGTAACACGTTTTAGATGTGAATTTAACACAGAGCtgtaatattttatcattgtatTCAGATTGTATTGAACTAACTGCAACTTGTTGTCAAAAAAGTCATCAAAACAAATTTTcgtgttaaattttacgaaaaattttttattgtgcaAATACTTTTTATCCATAGTTAcgttgaaataattatttattgttagaacttaattaattagatttaaattattacaaatattgtATACTTATACTTTGTAAATGAAGTGAATGATTATTTATCCTCAAATCTGTAACAAAAAAGATTGATAAAAATGCTTATAAATTCTGGTTCCATTAATTCGTaacttttttatacttaataacTGACTGCAAAATATGTtactgaataaaatatttttctgttgTGGAAGCAACTAATGTAAGATAGATACACGTTCAGAACTATTCTTAGAATAAAGTAAAAGAAGAAGTAGCATGATACACGCAATGAAGACTATTGATTGATTGACTGATGTCGatgtttaaaagaaaatagacttactattcttttttttccatGAACTAAAGGCGATAGAAAAATTATGGACTGCTTTaatattgaagaaataatttaatgtaatcattTTTGCATATTAGATGTACTTTACCTAGAAAAAAAACAGCAAAGCAccacttataaaaaattgcaacaaTTTCGTAAATTATCACCTTGAGacaaagtatatttttatttagcttcTTTTGTTATGCCATCACGTacatattttctaaaaaaaatatattttctataactGACAGATATGAAAAGTGAATCCATAGAAACACATCGGCTATGCTTGAATAAGTGCCTCTATTATTTCAGGTAATACTTTGCAAGTAACCCAACTTATTttccttaataatttttgttccaTTTCAATTGTGCTAAtcaaagtgattttttaagattatctGGAATTTGGATGTCGACTTCGTCTATGCCTGTATACagaaaatgtataaatttttttcttagagcGTTGAGCTTTTTTGTGTTAGTGTCTTATATTCTCACATCGCTAGCTGATCTCGTTGTCAATCATCATGATATAACTATTATTGTGGATGACAGTTGTTTCATAGCTGGAGCAGGATCTGCGTTCTTTAAAATATGCATTGTTATATTCCGTTGTCAGACTATTGACAAACTAATCAATGATATTCATAATCCAATCGATGTACTCCAACAATCTAatggtaaaatatttttttctatcttcatatataatattaattaaaagttgctttcttttatttttaaaaattacacaaagATAATtctgtataataattaaaatattacacagaaaaaaatatttacttgaatcaagtaaataattttgaagaattaatCTTtatgatttgagtagaaaatttcttaaactaagaaatttttcttggtttaaatcAATtgtacttaattcaagaacttttcgtcttgattcaagacaatgaaacttcaaaattattttcttggttcaagaatttttctcttgattcaagtgaatttctttttttcagtatACTCACTGTAAACATACcctgaaaattaattcatattttctTCTAGATAAAggagcaataaaaataataaaaaaatgtatattctTTGAAACggtcgactattatttatggTCGAATGCAACATTTGTCCTCGGATTGGCCACAATATTTTTGGTAACGTCTCAAAAAGGTGAATTGCCAAGCCGAGCAATATTCCCGTTCGACATAACGAAACCTTCATTCTACACGATAGCGCTTTCTATTCAATTTTACACCGTAATTTACGGGCTAATTAGCTTGATGATGATTGAAATAACCTTGTGGGGCTTATTGAGATGGACGACAGTTCAAATCGAAGTTTTGtcttacaattataaaaactgCAATCGATATTTATCGATGCAAAAGTCATATTCACCTGAAACTAAACTTGTCGTGAAGAAATCTCCAGTTTATGACCCAGAAGATGAAGAAATGGAAATAAAACAATTCTTATTGTTTGATGATGATAAACATGATGCAGTTGAGATCAATTGTTTCCAATGGAGAATACGATACTGCATAAAACATCATCAGAGAATTGTTGAAATCGTCAATAGACTCAATGATACTTTGAGTTCTTGCTTGATGGCCCAGTTTGCTGTTAGTACTTTGATTTTCTGTCTGAATGGTTTTCTTGCAGTCACAGTGagtatttttattgcaatattttttgttaactattatttaaatttttaattatttgaatataatACAGTTTCCtcatgataaaaaaagattGATGAGGTCGATTTTTTTCCTTCTAGTAGGGtttatccaaattttttactggTGTCGCTTCGGTAATGAACTCAAATTTCAGGTAATTTATGGCAATTATTGTTAAGTAATTTCAACTGTGCcttgaatgaataattaataataaattcaatgatGATTTCAGGCTGATTATTTAACGACAAGCCAGTGGATGTCTGGCTgggaaaataatttcaatagcGAACTAAGAAATTACATTACTGTGGCCATGATTAGAACAATGAAACCTGTTGAAATAAAAGCCGGAGGTCTCTTCGTTCTCTCAATGGAAACATTTCTATCGGTAAGAAATTGAAATCAAATAATATGTTAATTAGAGTacacatttaaaatataaaattttttttacttagattttaaaaaactcgTACTCAGTTTTTGTGCTTCTAACTACTGTtgaagaatgaattttattaaataaataacaagcTTAATAAAATAGTCAGACTACATGACTAATGTAGATATAAAtacaatgttaaaaataagtatatttatgtattgaagatatataattacaataaaatatttgatttttatttatattttattgctgTAAAGCTTTTGAAGTCTTTTTgctgtaagaaaattttttttaaactattaaacaatatttttcatcatATGAACAGTATTGTTTAAATCTCCTACTATTAATTACTATAGTTattggtataaaaattttagtcttcTAAATTGCTAACAACTTTATGTTAACTTTTGGGTACTCCATTTAAAGttatcattttataattatgaagTGTAACTTTTTGGTAGCATACAAAAAAACTGCAGCAATACTCGGAAAGTTATCTAAATGGTGTTAActattatgatactgaaattagcagacattagttaatttttgaaatttttataacccaagcggcaatttttttttattaatgttttgataaatttaagttgacgattattaattttttaactcctTGTTGAGTGAAATCTAtcaaaaagtcaacatttttttgtgacgcttgggaaccaatcaattattataaaaaacatattttaaaaaatttggactaataattttttgaaatttctacatgtgaatttttttgctaaatttttttcattgtaatttaattgttataaaaatctaaaaaattgttagatgtCTGTTAAATTCAGTGTCGTTAACTATTTGTGATGACAAAAATATCATCTGTTTAGttgaaactttttcaaaattcattgTTGACAATTTATAAACATTTCGATCTATTAACACTTTCATAGCAACctatttaaatcaatattcCAAGTATTTCGATTCGTTGactttatagaaatttttgcaATTCACTACAAGtcaaacaaaatattttattttatcaattcaaaaaaaaaaaaaaaaaaaaaaaaacgtgtgCCGCTTATCAAAACAACAAgtgaattatcaaaaaaaaaaacatcatgAGCTGTACAGACGCATGCGCAATTATTGACGCCTACTGTTCCCGCGAGAATTGTCATTTTGTTTTCGAGCCGCTAACTGCGCTGATGTTTGTTATTAGGGTCGGCGATAATGTA harbors:
- the LOC123267419 gene encoding uncharacterized protein LOC123267419 — protein: MKSESIETHRLCLNKCLYYFRLSGIWMSTSSMPVYRKCINFFLRALSFFVLVSYILTSLADLVVNHHDITIIVDDSCFIAGAGSAFFKICIVIFRCQTIDKLINDIHNPIDVLQQSNDKGAIKIIKKCIFFETVDYYLWSNATFVLGLATIFLVTSQKGELPSRAIFPFDITKPSFYTIALSIQFYTVIYGLISLMMIEITLWGLLRWTTVQIEVLSYNYKNCNRYLSMQKSYSPETKLVVKKSPVYDPEDEEMEIKQFLLFDDDKHDAVEINCFQWRIRYCIKHHQRIVEIVNRLNDTLSSCLMAQFAVSTLIFCLNGFLAVTFPHDKKRLMRSIFFLLVGFIQIFYWCRFGNELKFQADYLTTSQWMSGWENNFNSELRNYITVAMIRTMKPVEIKAGGLFVLSMETFLSILKNSYSVFVLLTTVEE